The genomic segment gttgtcccatgggggactcacagtcttaatccccattttacagatgagggaactgaggccaagagaagttaagtgacttgcccaaagtcacacagctgacaagtggtggagccgggatttgaacccatgacctctgactccaaagcccatgctcttcccactgaccacgctgctactttcccaagcatgtaggacagtgctctacacacaggaacaATTTCCAAAGCATGTAGGAACACTGCTCAAAAGGAACAATTGACTAGctgaaagactgactgactgaaaggaggGGCAGATGGAGACACCAACACTGTCAGGCGATGGAGCCAGAGTTCCCCTGATTAGGGAGCAAGCCCATGTGTCCACCATCACTGATTGGCCTGATTCCCAGCTTGGTTCTCCCAGGCCTCTAGCCCATCCAGAGAGCTGCCCAGAGGGGCTGGAAAAACCTCAGAGTCAAGTTTGTCTGACCAGTTagttctccccaccctattctccctccctattgtatcacccatgcacttgggtctgcacctcctaagcacttagttacgcaccccacccccaacttcacaACAGTTAGGATGTATACTTCTTTTCAGTTGTTTTATTTAAGGTAttagtaaagcatttactatgtggcaaacactgttctaatcactagacTAGATACGGGTTAATTAGTTTAGACATTGTCCCCatcccgcaaggagctcacagtataatagGAGGGaatacaggaaaactgaggcactagagaagttaagtaacttgcccaaggtcacacagcaaacaataggctgaaccaggattagaataataataattgtgctagtgcttactatgtttcaggtattgtactaagcactggggtgaacacaagccaatagggtggggcacagtccctgtccttcgaagggctcacagtcttaatccccattttacagatgaggtaactgaggtccagagaagttaagtaacttgcctaaggacacacagcaagcaaatgttggagctggaattagaatgcaggtcctctgacttctagacccgggctcattccactaagctaaactgcttctcctacctgtgaTTAATTTTATTGGCAGTCTCCTCCGGCTAGATCCTaagttcgttgagggcaggaattgtgtctacctactctattgcattgcaccttcccaagtgtttaatacagtgctctgtacatagtgagcgttAAGTGAATAgaactgatttattgactgattcgtTCATTGTATACAGACTCTGCCTTGTCCCAGAAGAGCAGCCCCTGAAGAGAGAACcagcttcctcctatctgtaatttattgaaatgtctttctctcccagctAGACAGTAAAATCCTTGAGATCCTGGATTGTGTCCTCTTTCTCTATtatgatctcccaagcacttaggtcaatGCTCTCAAGAAGAGTAAACACTTGGTAaattcaaaactcccctgtgctgggcagtagcggcatgggagaggatcgggggcagagactcaggtttgctGCGCTGAAGGGgggcatggtaaaccacttctgcaattttacccagaaaactctttggatacactaccagaacaattctgGATAGAAGAGAGGCATTCTGGCAGAGATgtttccatggcatcactatgggttggagacgactcgacggcataagacaagacaaatgtcGTTGGTCTACTGATGGATCAATTGAGCTACTCCTAAAAACAAGAAGAGAGCAAGGTATGGAGCGCCACCTCCCCTGgccatgttatcatcatcatcattactattattatatttgttaagggcttttctgtgtcaagtactgttctaaccccaggggtcgatacaagattatcaatttatccacagtctctgtcccacatggggctcacagtctaagtagtttggagaataggcactgaattctcattttacagataagaaaattgagacactgagaagtatatagctgtacaaggtcacacagcaggcaaatagcagaaccaggattagaatctaggtcctctgactcccaggcccctgctctttccactagaccacactgctcctcattgcatcgcactcattcattcatttattcattcaatcatatttactgagaattttatgtatgcaaagcactgtactaagtgcttgggagagtaaaatatattgattcatttcttcatttactCCAAACATTTGCTGTTATCAggtgtttctcttcctcttcttactGTCTGTTTACTAGGAGTGACTGTCTGTCTCTTCATTATACTGCAAGTTCTTGGAAGACAGGAACCTCATCATTTACCTTTATTGGGCACATCTAAGCACCTATTTACAGGCAGTCCTCAGTTCAAGTTTAGAGTGACAGCAAAACAATCTTTACAATGTTTCTAAATGTACAGCAGTTTGACTTCACAACACATCAGTTTCAACTTTATGACACGTACTTGACAGCATTAGCTCTATTTACTGTCTGCAGTACTACATGGGAGATGTTGGGATTAGGGTGGCATGGGACAGATATGCAAAGGAGCCACAGGAAATGGGcaagcaatttaaaaaaaatgtggtggggagagaaaggagaaaaagaggttaAAGAAGATGGGGAGGTTGGAAGGGGAGAAGGTTGGTAGGTCTGTTTTATTTCAagtgaatgttctgcacagagtaggtgttcaataaataagattgaatgaacatggAACCTCTCTGATTTAATGCAAATACATCCATGTAGCTCTATTACCCAAGTACGATTTTCTAAGGTTACAATTTTGGGGAAATTTGGGTAAAACTAGAGTATCAATGACCCAGAGCTAAGAGACAGGAGTGGATGTCtagggaagcacttaataaatgtcattattatcagcacttagaacagtgctttgcacatagtaagtgcttaacaaataccatcattattattattattattacccactgaaAAGAGCTTAATTTGAGGAAAgtggaaatattttaaaatccAGAGTTGGAAATAACCCCTGAGAGACTATCAAATCTAGCTTCCTGCTTCCAGACAAGTGAGTGTATTGTATCCTATCAATCAAACCGTCTATCAGTACTATTCACTAAGTGCTCATTCTGTGTAGTGGGCATACAATGGAGAGTTCATGTTAGAAGATGAGagcttgccctcaaagagtttgcagtcattcattcattcaatcgtatttattgagcacttactatgtgcagagcactgtactaagtgcttgggaagtacaagttggcaacatagagaggtggtccctacccaacaacgggctcacaatctaaaagggggaagacagacaacaaaacatgttggaTAGGTGTCAAGTGGAGAAGACAGAGATTCAAATAAAGTTCCACTAAGGGAAGCAAACAAATTTAAAGAGACATAGGTAAGTGTAATggtgttggggagagggggtgtttaTCCATGTGTTTAGCAAGGAGAACTCAAAGGCAAAGGTGATGCATAAGTGTTGAAGTGAGAGTAGCAGAGGAAATGGAGTGGGGAATTGGGAGATGAACCCTCCTCCTTTCCAGCTTATTgccagggacaatcaatcaaaaagtggtatttattgtgagctttactgtgtgcagagttggtggacatggttcctgccctcagctAGCCCCTCCCTGCATTCCCCTCCCAGTGTTTCTCCCCCAAGGGCCAGAAACCTCTTCCTCATATCCAGTTGCCCAGTGAAgtaatcccatttcctcctttccattcCCCGCTATACAGGATGACAGTCGAGTAGCATTCCACTTGTGAAGCACGTCTCCCCTCAGCTTTCTCTTATCCAAGATAAACAATCTTCTCCTCACTGGACTCATTTTCCATTCTTTCCACTATTTGTGCTActtttcactgagtgcttactgtatgtaaagcactgtactaagacttttttcttttgtggtagttgtttagcatttactaactggtggaatagatacaagcaacttcgggtggacacagtccatgtcccacatggggctcacagtcttaatccccattttatagatgaagtaactgaggccccgagaagtgaagtgacttgcccaaggtcacacagcagacgagaggtagatgaagtccttctcactcccagatctgtgctctacccactgggtcatgctgtttctgagcatttaggagagtgcaatataagagagtttgtagatatgtttcctacccacagggagcttacagtctagaaggggagatgactattaaaataaattatggatatggacagaagtgttggggggatggggagtgaggGGACTTCTCTGCAACTATCTGCTCGAAATGAGGCTGTCAAAAGGGGTCCGAACCCAATTCCAAATTGGGAGAGAAATTGAACACCGTCGATGGGGCAGATACTTCTGCCTCTCATGGACACTTCAGTGAGATGGATGACCCCACCCTTTTTCCAGGGGAAATGCTGCAAATGTCCTCCTACCAGTTCAGTCCTTCTCCAAAGTCTGAAAGAGAATGAGTGACCAAGGAACAGTGGAGAACACCTTTCTCAGAGAAGGAAGTCAAGCActtcagtgttcagtacaatgcctgacacctaCTAAGGGCTTAAATATACCAGCAAAAAAAGTCTTCAGCAGGAATATTGCTCATTCCCATGAAATATGCAAGATTGTATACTGGaaagcagggatcacgtctactaattttcttgaactctcccaagtgtttagcacagtgctctaaacatgcTAAGTGGTCGCCCAGCAGATGGGCTAAgtgatggaagaggagaaggagggagaagagggtgtcTTTGTTACTCTTGGAGTTCTCGCCAAGGTCAGGCCCTAGTGGctccaacttttagactgtgagccccctttcagactgtgagcccactgttgggtagggactgtctctatatgttgtcaatttgtacttcccgagcgcttagtacagtgctctgcacatagtaagcactcaataaatgcgattggtgatgatgatgatcatcatcatcatcttgctaAAGAAGCACCTAACCACCATGGACAGGGACCCCTCCCAGGTTTTTCCATTCCAGTGTTTAACCCCCAACAACTAAGACATACTTCATCACATCCAGCTCCACCCTTTCTCTGTGAAATAGCCACATTACCTCCCCTTGTCCTCCTGCTACACCTCAAAACCAGTTCATCAGACTTTCAAGACTTTAAAGGGATGAGGAATTTGAGGACTTTTTCGAGGATCCTTTTGGTCTTAACCCCATAGATGATGGGATTCACCATAGGCGGTACCAGGATGTAGATATTGGCCACAAAGATGTGGATGTGGGGGGCTATGTGGTCCCCTAACCTGTgtgtgaggaaggagaagaaggccgGGGTGTAGGACACCAAGATCATACATATGTGGGAGCCGCAGGTCCCCAGGGTCTTGAACCGGGCGTCCTTGGAGGGGAGGCGGAACACGGCCCGGAGGATGAGGACGTACGAACAGATGATTAGCAGGAAGTCCAACCCTCCCGTGACGAAGGCGACAATGAGGCTGTAGGCCCGGATAACCCGGGTCTCAGCACAAGCCAGCTTGACAAGCACCATGAACTCGCAGTAGGTGTGGGCAATGATGTTGGTCTTACAGTAGGGAAGCCATCTGAGCAGAAAGGGGTGGGCGCTGAGCAGCAGGGTCCCACGGAGGAAGATGGCCAGTCCCACCCCCCTGACGACCGAGTTGGTCAGGATGGCGGAATGTCTAagcgggtggcagatggccacatagcggtcgaAGGCCATGGCCAGGAAAAACCCAGACTCCATGGTGGAGAGAGAGTGGATCAAGAACATCTGGGTGAGGCAGCCTTCGAAGGAGATCTCTCCATCATTAAACCAGAAGAGGCTGAGTAGCTTGGGTACCACCGTGGTACAGATGACCAGATCGGGTCCTGCCAGCATgcagaggaagaggtacatgggctcCTGGAGACTGGGttccattttgatgatgatgagaagagtaAAATTCCCCAGCAGGGCCATCAGGTAGACCAGGCCAAAGGGGATGGAGATCCAGATGTGGGCGGCCTCCAGCCCCGGGATGCCAAGCAGGATGAAGGTGGAGTGGTGGAGTCTGGTACTGTTGGAAGTGAACATGGTATAGGTTGTCAGGTGTCTTTAGCTAGAGGCAGTGGAAATCGCCCAACCTTGTGAGGCTGTCAGGTGATGAAAATGTCCAGTCCAGTCAAACAGACCTTAAGACACATCCTCAACTCTGAAAGGAACAACTTGGATAATTAGCATGCAATTGGCCTAGGTTGAAAGTTGACATGAGTGATTCTGAAACAATATGCTTTGTGTTAGCTTCACCTCAAAACCAGTCCATCACAGTTTCATTCCTTAAACTCATTTCTGATTCTTTGGGATTTAAAGtattttttattcatttgcaGAGGCATTACCAGTCTTCATTATTCCCTTTAGACCGTATGCTTCTTGCGAGTAGGgtgtgtgtctaccgactctattgtattgcactcttccaattaTTTAGTACGGTATTTCTTCTAATCTGTAAGtccctctgtggacagggaatgtgtctgctgtcactgttgtattgtactctcccagcactcagtacagtgccctgcctgcagtaagctctcaataagtcgattaattgattgttcggcacacagtacacAATCAAATGCCAATGATTGGTTCACATGAACTCGGTCCACCTGCTCACCCATCAACG from the Tachyglossus aculeatus isolate mTacAcu1 chromosome 2, mTacAcu1.pri, whole genome shotgun sequence genome contains:
- the LOC119943694 gene encoding olfactory receptor 52K2-like, which produces MFTSNSTRLHHSTFILLGIPGLEAAHIWISIPFGLVYLMALLGNFTLLIIIKMEPSLQEPMYLFLCMLAGPDLVICTTVVPKLLSLFWFNDGEISFEGCLTQMFLIHSLSTMESGFFLAMAFDRYVAICHPLRHSAILTNSVVRGVGLAIFLRGTLLLSAHPFLLRWLPYCKTNIIAHTYCEFMVLVKLACAETRVIRAYSLIVAFVTGGLDFLLIICSYVLILRAVFRLPSKDARFKTLGTCGSHICMILVSYTPAFFSFLTHRLGDHIAPHIHIFVANIYILVPPMVNPIIYGVKTKRILEKVLKFLIPLKS